In Methanobrevibacter wolinii SH, the sequence AGATTATAGGCTTGGTAAGCCATTACCCAACCAACAACCTAATCTGCCGCAGACCCATCCTTAGGCGAAAAAACATTTAAACAAAAAACCATTACAGGAAAAATTGCCTATCCAGTATTATCCCCAGTTTCCCGGAGTTATCCCAGTCCTAAGGGTAGGTTATCCACGTGTTACTGAGCCGTACGCCACGAACCAAAAAGTTCGTTCAACTTGCATGGCTTAATCGAATCCCAATAGCAGTAGCTTCTGCCAGGATCAAACAGATTTGACAGAAAACATACATACACACAGAAGTACATAAAAAAAAGAATTATAGACGAGTATTACATAAAAAAAATCCAATTGCAAAATATTCTCCTTCCCAAAAAAAAACAGAAAAAAAACACAACAATCAAATATCACCACATCTACTAAACCAACATCAAACCCAACACCAAGTATCAGGTCCTCACAAATAAACAATTACAATAAGTAATTGATATAAACATAAAATTTTGCTATATGTGGAAAAACAGTCATCATAGTCATAATGTGATTATACATTTTAACTTAAACCAACGCCATATAACACATAGCACATACTATACAGAAAGTAACAACACACTCAAAATCAAATAGATATAATTGCAAAAACTAATAAAAATATTAAAAAGAAAAATTTAATTAATAGTTATTAAATTAAATATTAAATTTAATGATATTTAAATAAAATAACATCATAAATTAAGTTTTAATATTACCTTAAAATTAAAAATTTAATAAAATCTATTAATAATAAAATAAAAATTTAAAATTTATTAAAAATAATAAATTAAAATTAATATCAAATTAATAATAAAATAAATATTAATAATAAATTAAACAACTAATCTAATGAAAAATAAAACTTAATAAATAAATTCAATAGATAATATTAAAAATATAAAAATTAGAAAAAAAAGTAATAAAAAAGTTTATAAAAATAATAATAAACACTGTTTAAAAAAATTAAAAAAAATAATATAAATAAAGTAAAAATAAAATAATAAAAAATAAATTTTGAACAAATTTTAATATACTTAAAAATAACTTATTTCATCGAATATTTAAAAAATTAAAGAAAAAATAAGGATTTTTATAAAAATTAAATAGGAAAATATATATGCATAAAATTAGATATAATAAGAGACTTTTTTAATAAAAAAATAAAAACTTATACAAAGATTATAGTAAAAATAAGAGTATAATAGTTAATAAAAAACTAATAAAAATTTAAAAAATATTAAAAAAACAATTAATAAAATATTTTTAATAAAAATATGAGTACTTAAATAATTAATAATTAATAAAAATTAAACATTAAATTTCAAATAGCTAATAAACAAAAGATTTATTAAAATAAAATTAAATAATCCATTATAATTAGAAAAAATAAAAAGGTAAAATAATGTTTACAATTACAAGAATACCACTTACAGTAATAGCCATAATTTGTGGTTTAGTTTCTTGGTTTTTAACAAGAGAAATAATGCCTCATCTTATTAGAAGATTAAAAAAAGCAAATATTGTTGGAAAAGATATCCATAAAAGTATGAAACCATTAGTAGCAGAAATGGGTGGATTAGGAATATTATTTGGTTATATTATAGGTATATTTATAGGAATAATATTACACCCTGATTTAACCTTTGAGTTATCAATTGCACTTGTTGTAATTTTACTTGTTGGTATGATTGGAATGGTTGATGATATACTTGCATTAAAATCATATGAAAAATTAATATTACTATTTTTAGCAGGTTTACCATTAATATGGATTGCACCAAAAAATAGTGGAATATTTTATTTAATTTTAATACCTATAATCGTTTCAATAGCAAGTAATCTTACAAATATGCTTGCAGGTTTAAATGGTATTGAATCAGGTCTTGGAATTATTTCAATGATATCACTTACAATATCATGTTTAATTCTTGGAAAATATGATGTTACAATATTAAGTATGAGTTTACTTGGTTCACTTATAGCATTTTTATATTATAATAAAGCACCTGCAAAAGTCTTCCCTGGAGATACTGGAACATTAGTAATTGGTGCTACAATTGCAGTAATTGCACTTATTGGACGTGTGAAACTTGTAGCATTTATTATTATGATTCCAAATATAATTGATGCATCTCTTAAATTTTATAGTGCAGGAGTAATGAACAGATCAGAACAAAAACCTACTCAAATTAATGAAAATGAAGAATTAGTAAGACCAGAAACTGGATTTAAATCTATGATTAGATTAGTTTTAAGACATCCAATTAAAGAAAAAAATGCAGTTAAAATTATTTGGGGAATCGGTATAATATTTGGTATATTAGGTATTCTTGTTGCTATATATATGCCAATTCTTACAGGAAATGCATCACTTGCACATATTTTAAAAATTAAAAACTCATTATATACTTTTAATTTTTTCTAAATATTTCTATTTTTTACTTTTAAATATATTTAAACCCACACTACATCATCAGTTTTATATACAAAATTATTAGAATAACAAATATTATAATATGGTGCATCTGTTTTATCTTCATTATGAAAACCATAAACAATTGATCTTCTTATACGGTTATTTATTACCTGACCTAAAACAGATTTTTCACTAAGACTAAGATTAAAATCAGAGGTAGCTGTAACCCTTATTAAAATATTTGTTTTTTTAAAACTATTATTATAATTAGTCTTATAATAATCAATCTTTAATATTTTAACTTTTTTTGGATTAAATATATGACGATTAGTATATAAACTATTATACTCTTTAATTGAATAAACAGATATACTATTAATTAATGTTGCCTCATAAGCCCCGGATTTTGCACAATTCAATGCAATATTTAATTCATTTTCTTCAGATATTACTTGAATACTAGTTATAACAATCATAAGTAAGATAATTAAAAGAAAAAGATATTCTATAGATAATTGTCCTTTACTATCTAACATAAAACACAATACCTCCCAACACTCCACAGATAATTATCCTATACTATCTAACATAAACCACAATTGTAAATTAAACCCGATAAAACATGACATATGTAATATTATTATCTTCTATTTTTGTTAATTTATAAGAAAATCCAGAATTCATTAAAAAATATGGAGGAGTTCCACCATTTTTAGTTTTAATATTAATTGGAGAAATAGCTGATTCACCACGATTAAATTTATCATAAACATTAACATTATATTTTGAAATTTTAATATAATATGGATAACCTACTACATCAGATTTTAAATGAATTATTTTAGAGTACCCTATTTCATTAGAAGATACTGAATTTATAGAAACTGAAATATTATCTGCTATTACGCGCTCCTCTAAATTTTCTTTAATTGTAAATACATTAGATAAATTTGAATATAAAAATCCAAATAATAAACTTGTAATTATAATAAGAATAATAATAGAAAATAAAAAATCTAGAGATATTATTCCATTATTGTCTTTTAAAAACATAAAAGTACTTAGAATAATTAAAATTATAAAATTCAATAATTTAAACATTAAAAATAGAATATAATTAAAAATCAATATTAAGTTTAAAAATAATTTTAAATTTAAAATAAAATAAAGTCTGTTAAAATTCTATTTTTTATAATAATTTAATACTTGAAAAATTAAATTAAATACAGTGCTCTAAAAATTAGAAGAACTTCAAAAAAAAGCATGAAATATATAATTTCTTAAAAATAGCTAAATTATAACACAATTTAATAAAAATCATCTAAAGTTTATGATTAAGTTTTAAAATAAGATAAAAATTAAGAATTATGAAGTTATAAAGCTTCATCAATTCTATCTTCAATAATACCAAAAATTCTTTCATCAATTCCTAAAGGTTCAGTTAAAACAATTTCTCCATCAAAATCAACTGTTTCTATATCATGATGATGGTGATGATGATGATGTTCATCATTATGACTATGTTCATGATGTTCTTCTTTAACTTTTGGTTCTAAACCTAATATTTTAGGAATATCTCTTTTAGTATGCATTCCATTAGCAACGAAAACAGGAACAACAATAATTTTATCTAAATCTCCTTTTGATTTTAAAGTTTCAAAAGCATCAGGAATAGAAGGTTTTCTAATTTCCATGAAACCTACTTCAACGATAGCATCAGGATGATTTTTAGTATACATATCTTTATAAGCATTAATTACTACTGCTCCATCTTCTAATTTACTTCCATGTGAAAGAAGTAAAATTCCAGTTTTATTTTCACTCATTATATCACATAATTTTAATTAATTAAAAATTTAATAACAATTTAAATTTTGTTAATACAATATTATTGTATAATAATAGTATTGTACATTAGCTTTTAAATACTTTTTTACTTAAATTCAATAAAATAAAAATAAGTATTACTTTTATTAAAATTAAAGAGTTTAAGTAATAATTAAATAAGTTTAAAGAATTTAAAACATTTTTATAATAATATAGAATAAAAATTAAATAATTAAAAAAATAATATTAAAATTTAATTTAAAAATTAAAGATATTATATTTTAGATTTAAAATAATCCTTATTTAAATTAAATAAATGACTTTTATTATCTTTATTATTAATACCATAATTTAGTAATAAAGAAGAATTAATTATTACTAAAACAGAACCTAAATTATGAATAAGTGCACCTATTACTGGATTGATTATTCCAAAAATAGCTAAAAACATTGCAGTAAAATTAATAGCTAATGAAAGAGCAATATTAAAATTTATTTTATTTAATGTTTTTCTAGATATCTTAAATAAATGAGGTAAATATTTAATATTATCATTTATAAGAGTAATATCAGAAGCATTAACTGTAATATCACTTCCAATTCCACCCATTGCAATACCTACA encodes:
- the cfbA gene encoding sirohydrochlorin nickelochelatase, producing the protein MSENKTGILLLSHGSKLEDGAVVINAYKDMYTKNHPDAIVEVGFMEIRKPSIPDAFETLKSKGDLDKIIVVPVFVANGMHTKRDIPKILGLEPKVKEEHHEHSHNDEHHHHHHHHDIETVDFDGEIVLTEPLGIDERIFGIIEDRIDEAL
- a CDS encoding MraY family glycosyltransferase, yielding MFTITRIPLTVIAIICGLVSWFLTREIMPHLIRRLKKANIVGKDIHKSMKPLVAEMGGLGILFGYIIGIFIGIILHPDLTFELSIALVVILLVGMIGMVDDILALKSYEKLILLFLAGLPLIWIAPKNSGIFYLILIPIIVSIASNLTNMLAGLNGIESGLGIISMISLTISCLILGKYDVTILSMSLLGSLIAFLYYNKAPAKVFPGDTGTLVIGATIAVIALIGRVKLVAFIIMIPNIIDASLKFYSAGVMNRSEQKPTQINENEELVRPETGFKSMIRLVLRHPIKEKNAVKIIWGIGIIFGILGILVAIYMPILTGNASLAHILKIKNSLYTFNFF